Part of the Candidatus Ozemobacteraceae bacterium genome is shown below.
CAGCGTCACGTCCGTCGCGTTCTGCCGACGCGCGTCGAGAATCCGGACGGGGCGGGGGAGCCAGGTGCGCCTGTTCATGCCTGCGGCTCTCGGGCCACGGCGTCGGCCACCCGGTTGATACAGGTCGAAAACGAGATGTATTGGGGGCATTGATCGTCGCAGCGGCCGCAACCGACGCACATCGGGCGCCCCAGACGACGCTTGAAATCATGGATCTTGTGCATCACTCGGAAACGCATCCGGTCGCCGAACTTTTCGCGAATCCTGTGACCGCCGGCCATGTCGGCGAACCGATCGAGATGACAGCCCGTCCAGACCCTCCGGCGCTCGCCAAGGCGTTCGTCTTCGGAAAACGCCACGTCCTGGACCGCAAAGCAGGAACAGGTGACGCAGCTCGTGTTGCACCTGCCGCATGCAATGCATCGCGTATGATATTGATCCCACAGCTCGTGATGGAAAAAGTCACGTTCCCTGACGGCCTTCTCGAGACGCTCCGGATCGGGGAGGCGAACGGCGACGGCGTCGTTCTCGACCCCGCGCGGATCATATTCCGCCGGCTCGGCGGAGCCGGGAACGGCGGAGCGAAGATCGTCGGAACGCATGACGAGGGTGAACGAACCGTCCGTCTCCAGGCGAGCCGCCGCATGCCAGGCATCCGTCCTGTTCGTTCCCATGGCCTTGCAGAAGCAGTTTTCGAACGGCTTCAGGCACTCCATGAGAACGAACCTCACCCGTTCGCGTCGGCGGAGATAGTAGGGATCGGCGTGGGGGCCGTTGACGAGAAAGATCGCGTCCAGTCGGTCTATGCCGTGAATGTCGCACGCGCGCAGAAAGACGAGAGCCGGCCGGTCGAAAGGCGGCGACGGCAAACGCGTTTCCTCGCCGGAAAACTCCAGCATCGTTTCGGAAGGCGGAAACACGACTTCCTTCGGAGAACCGTCTGATTTGCGGTTCCAGACGATGTCGGCGGCCTTCCTGAACGTGCCATACCGGATGATATCTGTTTCGGAAAAACGGCCGCGGCCTTGTCGTCGGACCGGTCCGAAAAGATCGTGGGTCTCAGAGAGATGTTCCAGCCATGTAGCGAACTCCTCCGCCGCCAGACGAAAGGAAAACGGCCTGCCGGAATCCTGCCCTGAACCCATCTCAGTTCCGCTCCGTCGCGAGTTTTGCGAGTTCGGCGGTCAGCAGATGGATATGTCCGAGTTCCTCGGCGATGATGATCTCAATCTGCTCTCTGCCTTGGCGGAGCGGAACGAACTCCTGCATCGTCGAGTAGAAGACGACCGAGTCCTTTTCCCGGTCGATGGCGTATCTGAGCGCCTCGATGAGCCCGTTCGCACGTGCGAGTGCTTCAGGAATCGGGCCCGAAACCGGAAACACCCGCGTGTCGGCCATCGCCTTGAGATACAGGGCTTTTTCCTCCGGTGGCTCGAAGGGAACCGCAGGTTCTTCCGACAGGGTCCGGCGGAGAGCGTCGAACCGTTTTTCGTGCATCTGCTCCATCGCGGCCAGCCTCAGCAGAAGAGCTGCATGGGGGCGTCCCGCCGCGGAAGCGGCAGCCCTGGCATAGAACGAGGCGCCGTTTCGCTCGAACTCGATTGCCGTGGCGAACAGGTCGTCGACGCTCAGGTTCGGCATCATGCCTTGTCGCGGTCCTTTTCCTCTTTTTTCTTTTTCTTCTTTTCGAGCATCTCGTCGCTTTTCATGCCCGCGCTGTACAGCGTGGCGCGGTTTCGCCCGGTCTCTTTCGAGTAGTAGAGAGCGGTGTCGGAGCAGATGATCAGCTCGCCTTTCGTTCTGGCGTGGTCGGGATAGCTGGCGACGCCGAGCGAGACCGTGATCGGGACGTGCTGGCCGGCGATGCGGAAGTCGAACTCCTCGATGGCCGTCCTGATGCGGTTTGCCGGGGTCATGGCGCCTTCCCCGTCCTTCTCGGGACAGATGACGACGAACTCTTCGCCGCCGTACCGGGCCGGAATGTCGACCTCGCGCACGCTCTTCTCGAGGAGGCGGGCGACGGTCTTGAGCACCCGGTCGCCTTCGGGATGTCCGTACGTGTCGTTGAATTTCTTGAAATGATCGACATCGAGAATGATGAGCGAAACACGACTCTCATAGCGGTCGGCGCGCTGGAGCTCCTCGTCGAGGCGTTGTTGAAAATATCTATGATTATATAATTTAGTCATTTCATCCGTGACGGCGTATCGATACAGCCGGGCGTTTTCGATCGCGATCGCGGCCTGGTTGGACAGATTCAGGAACAGCTCGAAATCCTTCTTGCTGAAGCTACGGGGAATCGACCGCGAAACGTTCAGGACGCCGAGCAGTTTATCCTTCGCCTTGAGCGGCACCGACATGAGGGTGCCGCGCTGGATGGCCCCTTTCTTGATGGCGAGAAACGCGTGATCGCTTTCGACATCTTCGACGAACAGCGGCTGGCCGGACTCAACGACCCATCCTGCGACCGGCTCGCCGATACCGATGCGGGTTTCCTTCTGCACGTCTTCGGCGAGTCCGATGGCGACGCCGATCGACAGGGTCTTCTCGGCGTCGTCCACGAGCATGAGCGAGCCTTTTTCCGCCTTGATGACGCGAACGACCGTTTCGAGAATCATGTGCTGGAGCTGGGTGAAATCGAGGATCGAACTGATGGCCTTTCCCACCTCGTAGAGCGTGGATAGCTGGGTGATGCGGTAATCGAGGTCCTCCTTGGTCTGGCGCAGGTTCACCCGCATCTCGTCGAACGTCGAGGTCAGTTCGCCGATCTCATCCTGGGAGTTCGGCGTGATCGAGTGGCCGAAATCGCCCCGCCCAATGTGCCGGGCGCCTTCGATGAGGTTGAGCAGCGGCGCGACGAACGAGTTCGCGAGCAGCACCGCAAGGATCAGGGCCGCGAACGCGGTCAGCATCAGAAGCCTGATGATGCGCTCGCGAAGTTCGTAAGCGGCTTTGAACGCCTCCCCTTCGGGGATCTGGAGGATGATGGTCCAGTTCGGGGCCTGGTAGAAATCGAACTTTTTCAGCGAGATCGCGGTGATCAGATAGCGTTCGCTTCCGATGGTTCGGACGCCGGAAACGTCGTTGTCGACAGCCTCCGTCACGGAAATGGCGAGGGTTTTTACCTCATCCGACGATCGCGCGATGACGGCGCCGGCTTCGTCGAGAACCAGTCCCTGCGACTTCGACAGCTTGAGCGCGTTCTTGAGAAGATCTTTGATGTAGATCAGGTCGACTTCGGCGATCAGAACTCCGATGACGCCCTTTTCCTGGCTCTTGATCACGGCTTCGAGCGTCATGCAGGGATTGCCTTCCGGCGACGTGTAGACGTCCGAGAGAGACCCCTGGTAGGTGCGCTTGATGACGTTGGTGAATCGCCAGTCGGCCGGAAGCGCGGCACCCTGATTCGTCGTGGCGATGATCTTCTTGTCCGAGTCGACCAGGTAGATCAGCTTGAAGAACGGGTAGTATTTGACGAGCGCCGCGAAAAAATCGCCGGCCTCGACGGGGCGCAGGTTCTTGATCGTATCGAGATCGGAGATCGCTGTCAGGAGACGCCTCGTATACTCCAGATTTTCGTAGATCCCGTGGGCGAGAACGTTCGAAACCTCCCGGTGGCTTCGGGTCACTTCCTCGGTGATCACGCGCTTCTGCTCGTTGAACGCCTGCATGCCGAGGAACCCGACCGGAACCAAGGCCGTCAGCAGGATGATCAGGGTCAGTTTCAGACGTATGCCGAACGAAAACAGCCGAAAAAGACTCATGGCTTCTTCTCCGGTTCCCCGCCATACATGCCCAGCCGATCCTTCAGTGATTGAATATTCTCATCTATTGAAGGAAAGGACGGCTCGATCCGCCTGACCTGCTCGAACGATTCGAGGGCGTCCTTGAGCCGGTCGAGCGTCAGATAGAGGTTCCCGAGCTGGAACGATGCTTCGGCCGAATCGGGGTGTTCCGCGATGACCGAGGTGAAAAGAGAGATCGCTTCGTCACTCTGGCCGAGAAAACCGAGGGCCTGCCCCTTGACGATCTGCGCCTGCAGCTCGCCCGGAGCGACGGAGAGCACCTTGTCAGCGAGGGCGAGGGCCTGGGCGAAATCCCCGTCGATCATGGCCGTGAGAGCGGCGGCGAGAATGTCGGCCGGATACTCCGTGACGCGCTTGGCGACCTCACGGGCGATCTGCGGCTGATCGGCGGAGGATATCCTCGCGAGAAACTCCTGCTCCTCGCAGCGCCTCACTTCTATATCGACGACTTCGGAATACGTCGAATCCAGTTCCCTCAGTTTGAGAAGATGCTGTTTCGCCTTGGCGAACTGGCGCTCGTCTCGATAG
Proteins encoded:
- the asrA gene encoding anaerobic sulfite reductase subunit AsrA, with protein sequence MGSGQDSGRPFSFRLAAEEFATWLEHLSETHDLFGPVRRQGRGRFSETDIIRYGTFRKAADIVWNRKSDGSPKEVVFPPSETMLEFSGEETRLPSPPFDRPALVFLRACDIHGIDRLDAIFLVNGPHADPYYLRRRERVRFVLMECLKPFENCFCKAMGTNRTDAWHAAARLETDGSFTLVMRSDDLRSAVPGSAEPAEYDPRGVENDAVAVRLPDPERLEKAVRERDFFHHELWDQYHTRCIACGRCNTSCVTCSCFAVQDVAFSEDERLGERRRVWTGCHLDRFADMAGGHRIREKFGDRMRFRVMHKIHDFKRRLGRPMCVGCGRCDDQCPQYISFSTCINRVADAVAREPQA
- a CDS encoding tetratricopeptide repeat protein yields the protein MADRNATYAQRYYEAAMDLFERGRYDKALEHIDKAIAAQPKNADFHSTKGVFHHKMNNLTGAIDAYRKAVELEPKHTFSRFNLGLIFMKIGRVQEAIHEWDAVIRANPRDVDAIFNVAVALAQIGRRRESIPFYEKVLQLNPSHVQAHQNLGIIYRDERQFAKAKQHLLKLRELDSTYSEVVDIEVRRCEEQEFLARISSADQPQIAREVAKRVTEYPADILAAALTAMIDGDFAQALALADKVLSVAPGELQAQIVKGQALGFLGQSDEAISLFTSVIAEHPDSAEASFQLGNLYLTLDRLKDALESFEQVRRIEPSFPSIDENIQSLKDRLGMYGGEPEKKP
- a CDS encoding diguanylate cyclase; its protein translation is MSLFRLFSFGIRLKLTLIILLTALVPVGFLGMQAFNEQKRVITEEVTRSHREVSNVLAHGIYENLEYTRRLLTAISDLDTIKNLRPVEAGDFFAALVKYYPFFKLIYLVDSDKKIIATTNQGAALPADWRFTNVIKRTYQGSLSDVYTSPEGNPCMTLEAVIKSQEKGVIGVLIAEVDLIYIKDLLKNALKLSKSQGLVLDEAGAVIARSSDEVKTLAISVTEAVDNDVSGVRTIGSERYLITAISLKKFDFYQAPNWTIILQIPEGEAFKAAYELRERIIRLLMLTAFAALILAVLLANSFVAPLLNLIEGARHIGRGDFGHSITPNSQDEIGELTSTFDEMRVNLRQTKEDLDYRITQLSTLYEVGKAISSILDFTQLQHMILETVVRVIKAEKGSLMLVDDAEKTLSIGVAIGLAEDVQKETRIGIGEPVAGWVVESGQPLFVEDVESDHAFLAIKKGAIQRGTLMSVPLKAKDKLLGVLNVSRSIPRSFSKKDFELFLNLSNQAAIAIENARLYRYAVTDEMTKLYNHRYFQQRLDEELQRADRYESRVSLIILDVDHFKKFNDTYGHPEGDRVLKTVARLLEKSVREVDIPARYGGEEFVVICPEKDGEGAMTPANRIRTAIEEFDFRIAGQHVPITVSLGVASYPDHARTKGELIICSDTALYYSKETGRNRATLYSAGMKSDEMLEKKKKKKEEKDRDKA
- a CDS encoding ferritin family protein, coding for MMPNLSVDDLFATAIEFERNGASFYARAAASAAGRPHAALLLRLAAMEQMHEKRFDALRRTLSEEPAVPFEPPEEKALYLKAMADTRVFPVSGPIPEALARANGLIEALRYAIDREKDSVVFYSTMQEFVPLRQGREQIEIIIAEELGHIHLLTAELAKLATERN